The genomic window cttttatttcttcatattttgcGCtttgcacgcgtgcaggcaattctggccctctgatcaggccgatcaggtgcttattatgtggtctgcgagcccatagagtcttttctttgtcctacgtggagtgcggcctgcgagcgagccactgtcacgcaggtgtgttcattcagagaccctgttgagggtatatttgtggtgttgtggttggtttgtgtgttttctcatcATTTCAGCATAGCTTTATAATTTTTTTTCCCCTGTATAATTTACAGTGTAAATCAGTACTTAAGCGTGTTAAAATCCTTCTATTCCGTAGTATCAATATTATTACTTATGTATAAATACAAGCCCAAATGCCTATTATAATTAATCATAACGGCTTTCATTAATGGCTCAGCTTCGATCAACAGCTTCAATTTATAGCTTCGATTTATAACTTTGATTAACAGCTTCGATTACAAATGAAGTTACAATTGTTTTAAATTAACGGTTTTAATTACAAATAAAAGCTTTAAGTTAACAGCTTCAAATTGACGGCTTTGAATTGACGGCTTTGAATTGACGGCTTTGAATTGACGGCTTTGAATTGACGGCTTTGAATTGACGGCTTTGAATTGACGGCTTTAACTGTGAGGGCTTTAATTCCGAGACTGGTAATAGTTATGTAGTTAATGAGAAGCTATATATAACCCTAACTCCTGTAGGGGGTAATGCACGGCCAGAATTGCTCCAATATATCGTTGACTGATACTGTGACGCCTGGATAAATGTTGCTACCATCCTAAATATGGTGAGGTTTATGATCCAATTCTGCTGCTGAATTATATCTTTTATCTCCCATCATTGTCAGAGAACCAAAAAGCAGGAGTCATGTCATAACACACTAGAGCTCACATTCAGTACCGGATCATGTCCATAACACCACACTATTCTCTCACCACCTCGCACAAACAAAAAGACTTAATTAATGCAATACATTACATCCCCTTCATACCTACCCTACGCTAGAGCACTGCTGCTCTAacacagaaaaaaagaccaaccccccccttccatccccttcccatGATACCTCCCATCTTCTCATCTAAAACGCCCCTTTTATTCTCTCTTTCGCTGCAAATGTAAATGCTAGTCTCCTAAGCAAAGAAtcctccatccaccacacaaaacaaaacaaaagcttcccccctccccacccatcccaccaccctcttaGCCAATTTACCCCCGCCaagtcccctcctccaaagcaGCAAATGTATGTTATGTATGTGACGCCGCATCTCACTCCCATATTCATGTCTGTGCATAATAGGTACAATTTTactccatcaccaaaccccacTCTATCActatccatcatccccattcccatttATCCTCTGCCCcaaccaagcccaagcccctAGAAGTGAACAATTCCCCACTTACTCTCCCTTCCCATTCCTTCGCCCTTGTCTttattcttttctttctcgtcgccatcctcctctctttttctttttcttttcctttcgGGGATGAACTCTGGTTCCACTGCGAGAATCCGACGTCATTCCTCAACAGAGACGGGTTCCTCCCCATAACATGACCAGAAAGACGCGCAAACTTGGGTATCATAACCTCCAAAGGGTCAATCTCCCGCCTAGGCCGAGGCGGCTTGGTACCTGCAGATGAAGTGTAAGGAAGTTCCGGAAGCCCCGGTAATGTGATTTTCAAAAGTCCAAGTTCTGTAAGCGAAGGCAGTTTGACACCCCTAAGAGATGCGCCAGGAGTGGGAAGTTGTGAAAGTCTGGGGAATGTATTTCTTGAATGGCCAGGCTGCCGATCAAGCGGAGGCAGCTTGATACGTCCAAGTGTACTTATATGAGCAGAACAACCCTGTGGCCGTTTAAGCAATGTAGAGGAGGCTGAGAGATTCTTGACTGTTACACGACGTAAGGCTCCATAGTTTGACTTCGCCGACTGGGGCTTTATACCTGCAAATGAAAAGGTCGGGATGGGAAGTCGTGTAGGGTTGGGCGATGCGATAACCGGAGGCGTCTTGATTTGTACAGGTTGTTTAacactggtggtggtgaccgACTCTTCTTCATGGTCAAAATTCACCCGGTCCGACATTTCCTAAGTGCTTTGCGTGTTTCCGTCTACCCAGTCCAAAAGATTATCCAGACCCTCCTTGACATCGGTACCCGGATGCGCTTCGGGTGGGTTACCAGAAGGCTTGTACGGCCGAGGGGTATACTAGGCCAGCTCTGGCTCTACACCTCCTGACGACCGAGCTGAATCCTAAGCACTCGGTTTTTGCACCTGAGCCTGTTGGTCCTCGCCTCCGTCACCAACCCGTATCTCAGCAACCTTGTCGCTGGCATGATCATCGGCAATATCGGCAGGTACGGTGTGAATCTGCTGCTGTGCCCATTTGTCCTCGGCTATCTGATCAAACAGGTTCTGTGCTTCGGCGGGAGGCGCTGGGATCTCTTCTTCGGGAAATGTCGGCTCATGCTCAACAAATTCCAGTGATGGACCACTCATGAAGACTTCATCCATCTCGTCCCCGGCCGCAAAGCCGTCGTCGTTGGACGAGTTGTCGTTCTGCGCAATATCGCTAGCAATGTCCCCGTCAGACGCCACCGAGCCAGGCTTGATGTTCTGGAAATTCCAGTTCGAACCAATAACCGAAGTCATGCCGGCCATACCGCCATTGTCGTAGTCGGGAAGGCCGatgccctcatcctcatcaccctcaatGCTGTTGTGCAACGTGGATTGATCCCACAGCGCAGCGCCCATCTCGGTATCCTCGTCACCATTCCCCACGCTTGCCTGATAGGATGGCAGTTCAGGGTCAGCAGGGACAAGGGCCTGTCCCGCGCGGTCAGAGTCGTCGCTAACCAAACCACGTTTTCCTCGAGGGAGAGTTAGACCTGCTCCGGTCGAAGCGCTCGGCGATCCACGAAGGGAGGAGCTTAGGCCGAGACGCTGCCCTTCCCCCGAGTCGGACATGTCTTGATCGGCGGAGGCAATCTGGCTGTCATACTTGTCGAAGATCTCCTGAAACCTGGGTCCGCCCAGCGGTGTTTCAGAGCGTCTTCTGTAGAAGAGAAGGTACGCAGCAGCACTGACAACCTTTTGAGAATCGCTGCACTTACTCACACCCGTGTCTACTAAATATTAGCGCCATGTTCGATGCCGCGAGCCTGTGACAGGAAAACATACCGTTATACTCATACCAGGAGCCATCGTTGAAGTTCTTGGCTTTGGCAGTATAatgaccaccacccaaaccaccccagTGGTCATCAACGGCAATGAGGTCGTAAATCTCTTGTTTCCCGTCCTCCTTGTCGATGACCCGAGAAGTCAGATCGAGTCCTTCCACTGGAAAGTCAACCAGAATGTCGAGCTTTTCCCTGCGGTATCCAACAGAACTGAAACGCTTGAGGTGGACGACTAGAATGTCTGGTGTCTTCCAAAGATCGAACTTCTTGCTAGCCCGTCGATGCTCTTTGCAGCGTGGGCAGTACCACGTATCCTGCTCTGACAGGatttcctccttctcaaactcgtTCAGGCAATCCTCAAGTGTAATGCCATGCTTCGCACGCAGAGctctttgcttcttcttggcttcaaGGGCAGGGTCCACCAGAGTGTCTACATTCTCAAAGGTCTTGCAGCCGCGCACTGACTCTCCTGGCTGGCCGTCAAAGAGAGCCTCCCAGGCCTCCTCGTTCCAGTCCACGATGATACCTTCACCTAGACGGACCAGGGGACCTTCAATGGGACCGGTATCACGCCGGCTTGCGTGTTGCTTCTGCATGCGGCCCTTCTGTTGCTTTTCGAAccgcttcttggccttcttgccATACATCTGCTGTTGGCGagccttcatcttcttcttacCACCGCGCGCGTTCACTTGGTGGGATGGCGGTTCAATCGCTCGTGACTGGAGGTCCTGAGTGATGCAGGTCAGCACAACATTTCCATAGATCAGTCTGAACAAAACGAACCTTGACTTGATGAGGGAAATCCGAGTCATCATCGCTGGATTCCTCTGCCATGCGAGTGACCTCGTTCACTTCGTCGCTGCCGCTAGCATCAGAGTTGGCCCAAGCTCCGGGGCTCTGCATCTCGACATCCGACATTATCGGCTTTGGCTGCCTGGTGCTGAGTCTCGGGTACGCATTCCCCTCGGTCACAGACTGCCACCCAGTAGGTATGGTGATAGTGCCTtccgagaagaagctgagaTCAAACAGGTTCTGGAACTGCGGCGCGAGGAACTCTTCGGGGTCTATCCACTTGGGCCGCTGCGACTTGAACGCCTTCAGCGCCTGTGAGGATCTGTCATACTTGGTTAGTCGCCGCATTCACTCGTCATGAATCACAAAAGCTTACTGTTCAGCCCCGCTGGACGCTGCTGGCTTGGGCGCATCGTTTGCATCAGCCATGGTGACGTCGACAatgtcttcttcaccttcaaccGACTTCGCTACTATCTTGGAGTCGCCTGAAGAATCAACATCCGAGGCCACATTGGCCATCTCCGGATCAATATTATCACCTGCGTCGGTTTCCTCCACCGCAGCAAGTTCAGGATGTGTGGTAAACGtcgccaccttctccaagatTTTCCGCCGGATGATGTCTTCGCTGCATGCCTCCTCTGGGTTCAGCACAATAAAGTGCGGCGGCACCAGAACGCTCTTCTTGCGCTTGGCTTTGCCCTGTGAACACATGTGCAAGACAGGAACAACCATGCTTTGTACCATAGGATCCTCCAAgtcttcctcatcattgTCAGCCAAAAGAGACTtgatcttttgcttctttggGTCTTTGGTCAAGGCCaggtttgaggggggagcCTCGAGCTCATGAACAACGACGATATCGTTGCTAGAGATGTCGTCAGAGACAGTCGCCATGTCATCATAGTGTTTGAAAAATTTGCCCGAGAATTCCTCGGAAGCCATGAGACGGTCGACAGGTACCCCGACACGCTGCGAAATGAACTGCTTCAATCCcctgatgctgctgttcttGTCGATATCAACGACAATGTTGACGGGTGCATCATTCAGCGGATAGAACCTGATCTCTCTGGACCACGAGTTTGccatggggaggggaagggtcAGGTTGGTGAAAGGGTCGAACGTGATGCTGATCTTGTTGCATTCGGGGCACACAAGAGTAGACTTGTACAAGCCGGTGAACAGATCAGAGATGACCGAGTCATCTCTCCGCTTCGTAATGTCCCAAACCTGGAGGGCCATCTCCCGAATCGCTGCAGGGTTGTTGATCATCTCGTCGGTAGAGTCGGGCTTCTCAATGTACGGCTTCCTGAGGATGCGATTGAGATCCTCTTGGAGACCGTCGAGAAGCCAGCCAAGGAACTCTTGCGAATCCTGCTGGCCATATCCCGAGAAGGCAGGAGCATACCGACCGATAACGCTCTTGAATTGGCGTGGTGCAACCGAGTTTGGTGTGGGATCCTTGTAGATTTCTTCAAGCAGCCGTCCGTAGGAGAGGGCAACATCTCCACCATGGGCGAGAGGATTGTCGGTGTTGATCTCCTTTTTCGCTTCATGAGTGAGGAAATACTTTGTGAGTTCCTCGACGGCACGCAGACACTGAAGAGCAGAGTTCATGTAGCACGTGTTGCCCAAGTTCTGGAGTCCTACACAGCCGTGGGTCCGCCCCGACTTTTGCTGGGCGCGGCCTCTGGTGAGAGGTGCCGAAAGCGCGGGGCTGCTACGTCCGCTGACGTTGGCCCGGGCCTGAACGACAGCGGTTGAGCTATTCCTAGTTGTCAAATTCTTGCCGTTGGAACCGCTATATGTAGACACCCAGTCCTGACGCTCCACTTCTTCGTCCAGAACAAGGGTTTGATCGACATTGAGGCCTACCAGCGACAGGCTCCTCTTGCCGTTGTAGTTGGCATGGACAGTTGTGTCCTGTGCCTCAACAAGGGCGCGTTGGACACCCTTCTCCAACTGCCCAAAAGttaccacatcaacaagcaTCTCAGGCCAAGCCCCGGGGACGGCAGGAAATCCATCGGGAACGCCAACCTCTTGAACTGGAGAGTCCGGAGGagtcttcatcatcccaaaGGATTTTGAGGGCTCAGAGGCTGGGGTTTCCGTGGCGGGGATGGTCTGCAGAACTCGCCATACGCGCACCTTGCGGTCCGGTGCCACACTAGCAAGCTCCTTGACTCGTCTAAGGAACTTGTGATAGCTGAAGGACGTACTCTGAACCAcaatgggagggggtggcttCTTGAGCTTGATTTCCTGCTCTATAGGAATCGGGCTCGTGGCCGACCACAATCTGTGTATAGTAAACACAGGAGGGTGGAACTCGAACTGAATAACGGGATCCGAAACCGCATCGGGGGCCGTGTTGTGTGCAAGCCGGATAATCGGAGCTTGTCCAGGAGCCAGCCCGTAccagaagagcaagagatCCCAGGCATCTTTGGGGAACAGCTCGAAACTCTCCGTTCCCAAGCCTGGCTTCAGTTTGACACACTCTACTCCATTGGAGTCTGTGAACTTGGTCTCAATGATGTCCGAATTGTCCACTGGACCAAGGGACCCTTCTGGCACCTCTTTGCTGACATGTTTGCTATCCAGCCCAAAGGCCTGGGCCCGTTGAAGCCATTTCCTTGACACTAGGTACGCCTCGTCACCCTCCTGGATGGGAGTCTCAGCAAACGCCTTGACGAGAGTCTCGATGGTTTTGATTTGCTGATCGAGCGGAGGAATATCTGCTCAAGTATGTTAGCGCCAAGGCCACATGTGGGCAGCTCAAGAGGCAACTGACCGTTCCGTAGAGGAAGCCCATTTGACTCTGTGGTGGACTGCTTTGGGCTTGATGGAGCCCCATCCATCACTTCATCCTTGCCCTCTTTGGCCTTTGCAGCAGATTCATTCTCGGTTCCCATAACCACATCCTCTTTCAGGTTTGTACTGTCCGTTTCGGGCTCCATGCTGGAGGCAGGTCGCTTGAGCGGGGACGAGGACCGCTGGGGAAGATCGGGAGCACCCCCCATGAGAGCACGGTGAGCTGTATTGTAGAATGAAGTCGACTGGCTACCTGGAAGGGTCCAGTCTGTTGGCCGTAGACTTGAGGCAGAGTCGGCAAACTCTGCGCCCCGGTCAAAGTCCACTGAAAGGTCGGCTGAAGCGCACGGGGAGCTCGCAGCAGAGGGCGAGTCAGGTACCGAACTGCACTGGGTTTGCAAACGTGGTGGGACACCCGATGGTGGCAGCGAGTCGCCGTGGCGAACGTAGGTGGGAGTGTCTATAGTCGGGATGCCTGCGGCTTCTGAAAATGAGAAGGTCGGATCGATTTCTTCAGTGGAGAGCAGCACTACGTCGTTGGGCTCGTGCTCCCTGCTCGACTGGCGAGTCactcttcttttctttgaaGAAGACGTGGTGACTGTGAGCTGCTTATGGCAGCTCTGGACGTCGTTAGGATTGCAAAAGTAGAAAGTTGCAGAAGGCGGTGGACGGAGTGGGCAGTGAGGGCCTTCCTAACACAGTGAGGCGTTAAAGTGGAGTTCAAGTAGGCTGTACTGTGTGTAAAAGGTCGTATCGACGTCCCATAAACAGCCGGTAAAGGTTGTACAGAGAGTGTATTGATTTCTCCAGAAGATTTGTACCGTTGTGAAAGAAATgtgctgggggggggggtctTTTCAGTACACACCTAGAGCCAAGCCAGTgaatgacgatgatgaataTACAGCGTCAATAGAGAAGCAGCTCAGTCAggctgtggctgttgctgcgtCGGTAACCAGATGGGAATCTGGTAAGGGGCAAACGGTGGTGCGGACAGCAGCGAGGAGAATGCTGTGCATTTCCTAGCAGTGGGGGTGAAAagttggctgctgttgaagatggtcTTCACGCTCTGTTGGATGAAAGGGATACCCCATGTGCAATGCGGGCGGCTACCAAGCACTTCACTTTGGCTTTTGGAGGGGCACGGGCTTCACAAAAATCGCTTTTCTGCCATTGCGAGTGGGCCGCTGCCCTGTGGCCGTGCCATGGAAGTTCACACACAGTGCCTAGCTGGTCCGTGCCTGGTCCGTGCCAGGAACCGTTTGGCAGTTGGTTCTCTGACAGATATTAGGGGCTAGTAGTATATGGGAAAGCCCAAGTGAGATCTTCATCTATCTTGAGCTGTGGCACAGGAACGTTCCGGAGATTCAGGAGAACATCAGGCAATGAAATAAAACAGCAAGAAAGTTTTGATTAGTTCATCTATGCGCTGCATGACCAACAATGGTGACAATATAATGCTTTTGGGTATAAGTCTGTTTTCCGCTCAGTAGTCTGGAGTCCCCTCTACCCCGATCTGCATGGTTCCAAGTGAAATGTCTAAAGCTTTGCATCCAGGTCATAATACTCCGCAAGATCCTTCTCTGGATAGGGAGCCCTGCTGGTGGCATGGAGTGCCTTGAAGTCTCGCACATCCTTGATGAGGGTGGGTGTCGTCCCattggatgatggtggctcTGCGTCCTTGACAACTCCGCTGCCGGGTCCATGCTCAGAGTGTAATCTTCTCCACACGTCAGACGCAGCCTTTACCTTGCCGTCTGGTGCCCCGAGGCCTTGGAGGTAGTCGACAAGGCCTTCGAcctccttttcctcgtcATGGCCAGCCGCACTCAGGCGAGACTGCAGGTCAGTGGCAGCCTGGGCAGCGGTACTTCCATCGAGATCGAGCGTCTTGATGAGATCCGTAATTTGCTTCGTTGTCACATCGCTCTTGGCCTGGGCCTCCAGATAAGCTGCAACCTTCGCCCGCGAAGGGGACGAAGGGTTGATGTAGTGGTTGAAAAACTCAATCATATCAGCCTTTGTCAGTGGCTTCAGAttctccaccatcaactGTCCTATAACACGAAATACGGGTCAGTTTTGCCTTGGGCCCAAGAAGAATAATCAGGTTAGACTTACGGTTGTTGAACATGTAGTATTCAGACTCAATGGCCTGCCAGTGACGGTTGCTCTCTCCCTCCAGCGACTTGGCCTTCTCAAGCGTCCTTTCAATTAAACTTCGCTTGTTCTTCTCGAAATCCTCCTCACTCATATCCTCGAGTCTCTTCCCCATGTCCTCCAGGAACTTTTCGATCCGGGTCTCAAGATAGGGGGCCGTCTTCTCACTTTGAATGATGAAGTAGACACCAAACGTTGTCACATTGCTCCAAGAGCCACAGTAAACGATGTATCCGAGCTGTTCCTTGGTGCGAAGCTGGTCGAAACAAGGCTCATGCATGATCTGGTCCAAAAGAGCTGTCCTTGCCCTCTGAGGACGATCAATCTTGGCACCTGTGTAGAGCATGTAGTGGATCGAGTGGTTCACGTTCGCGGGGTCCTTGAGCGTTTTCTTCCAGACGTAGTTTGACCCTGGAGAAAACACCAGCCCGCGAGGTGAACGCCACTGAGATGGAGGGAATGGCCGTGGCTTGAGCGTCTTTTCGATCATGTCGGTCAGCTTCAGTGCGTCCTCCTTATAAAAGTTGCCGTGAACCAAGACTTCCATGTGCATCTGGGCCAAGAATTCCCTCTTGAAAGATCGCACCGCATCAGCTGTCACGGCAGGAAGCTCCTCTGCGATATCCAGGATGGTATTGTAGTGGTCTGTCGTCAGCCAGCTCATGTATCCACCAATCTGTGTCCATGGTGCTGAAAGCTCCCAGTTTCGGTATGACCGGATCGTGCGTtccttgatgatggcgaaTCGATCATCGCGGATATCGAGGTCGCGCATGGTGACCAGAACCTGTTCTAGGAGCACCGAAAGCTTATCGTTGTAGCCAGAGACCTCAATATACATTCCCCGCTCCTCGCAGATCACAGTATATTCAACACCAGCAAGTTCGGCATCATATGAGTATTCCTCGAGCGCGTCCTTGATCGAATCTGTGAAAAGACGGCCTGCTGCCCGCATAGACGCCAGTGAGGTGATTGGTGTCCGGCAGCTAACCATTATACTTGCTTTCGGGACCCAGAACGTATCGTCCTTCTTGTACCAGGTCCGGACCATAGAGTCGTTGCGGATAATCCGCGGGGCGATGGCAGGCTCTTTgacttccttcttctccacgtCTAGCTTTGTTGGGATGAACTGGTTCttgtgggggagatgaagctTCGCTTTTCGGTTGTCAGGTGTGCTAGTAGCTGCCGCCTGGACCTCCTTCATCAGAGTCTCCGGAATTGGTTGGACGGTGTACTCCGTCCCATACCATTTCTCCTTTTTGTCCAACGTAACAGGGGGATTCCGTGAGGTGACAACGAGAAAGAAGTTGTCGGGTCGTAGCCAGCCCAAAGCCTGCTTGATCAACTTCGGGTCGAATCTGCGAAGTTTGGAATACCCAGACACCAGATGTTCGCGGGGGATTGGCTTTTGCATCCTTTGGCTGACGGAACTTGCAAACCGATAAGCTCGAGACTTCTCCATGAACCTGAAATTGACATCTGCCATGCCTTTTTGCTCATCAAAGATCCACTGCTGCGGCTCCGTCTCTCGCAGAAGGGCGATGTACTCAAACACGACCTTCACGATCTCCTTGTAGTTTTTCAGTCCCTCCTCTGTCAAGGTGATCCCGATGTCGAACAGGTCCGGAGACCCGGGGCAAATGTTACTTGGCCCGGCGCCCAGACCGTTGGCCCATCCCTTGGACTTGACATAGGACATAATGCTGCCAGGGCCCTCGTGGCCGATGAGATGGCTAATGTATCCACCAGGCTGCGTCTCGTAAAGATTCTCTTGCTCCATGAAGGGGAAGCTCAGAGTAATTTCTCTAGTATCCATCACAGGCTTGGCGAAGATTTGGACTCCCAAGTGATCCTTTGTGAACGGAACCTCATCTTCCCATCTGTTGCGTGGCaggttcttgttcttgatgggAGAGAAATACTCGGCCACCCAAGCCTGCAAAACATCCAGGGGCTCCCTTCCCAAGACGCAAAGCTTCATGCGGTTGGCAGA from Podospora pseudoanserina strain CBS 124.78 chromosome 7 map unlocalized CBS124.78p_7.2, whole genome shotgun sequence includes these protein-coding regions:
- a CDS encoding uncharacterized protein (EggNog:ENOG503NU7E; COG:O; MEROPS:MER0005433); this encodes MANSEETPPPSKIEVEVVTENLETPELDDRSYRVIRLPNGLEALLVHDPTTDKAAAAVDVNVGSHSDEDDMPGMAHAVEHLLFMGTKKFPVENAYHQYMSNHSGLTNAFTATTSTNYHFEVSAKPSNDEEPSATNPSPLLGALDRFAQFFIEPLFLENTLDRELRAVDSENKKNLQSDNWRLHQLKKTLSNPKHPHHHFSTGNLETLKTIPEAKGINVRDKFIEFYEKHYSANRMKLCVLGREPLDVLQAWVAEYFSPIKNKNLPRNRWEDEVPFTKDHLGVQIFAKPVMDTREITLSFPFMEQENLYETQPGGYISHLIGHEGPGSIMSYVKSKGWANGLGAGPSNICPGSPDLFDIGITLTEEGLKNYKEIVKVVFEYIALLRETEPQQWIFDEQKGMADVNFRFMEKSRAYRFASSVSQRMQKPIPREHLVSGYSKLRRFDPKLIKQALGWLRPDNFFLVVTSRNPPVTLDKKEKWYGTEYTVQPIPETLMKEVQAAATSTPDNRKAKLHLPHKNQFIPTKLDVEKKEVKEPAIAPRIIRNDSMVRTWYKKDDTFWVPKASIMVSCRTPITSLASMRAAGRLFTDSIKDALEEYSYDAELAGVEYTVICEERGMYIEVSGYNDKLSVLLEQVLVTMRDLDIRDDRFAIIKERTIRSYRNWELSAPWTQIGGYMSWLTTDHYNTILDIAEELPAVTADAVRSFKREFLAQMHMEVLVHGNFYKEDALKLTDMIEKTLKPRPFPPSQWRSPRGLVFSPGSNYVWKKTLKDPANVNHSIHYMLYTGAKIDRPQRARTALLDQIMHEPCFDQLRTKEQLGYIVYCGSWSNVTTFGVYFIIQSEKTAPYLETRIEKFLEDMGKRLEDMSEEDFEKNKRSLIERTLEKAKSLEGESNRHWQAIESEYYMFNNRQLMVENLKPLTKADMIEFFNHYINPSSPSRAKVAAYLEAQAKSDVTTKQITDLIKTLDLDGSTAAQAATDLQSRLSAAGHDEEKEVEGLVDYLQGLGAPDGKVKAASDVWRRLHSEHGPGSGVVKDAEPPSSNGTTPTLIKDVRDFKALHATSRAPYPEKDLAEEHEPNDVVLLSTEEIDPTFSFSEAAGIPTIDTPTYVRHGDSLPPSGVPPRLQTQCSSVPDSPSAASSPCASADLSVDFDRGAEFADSASSLRPTDWTLPGSQSTSFYNTAHRALMGGAPDLPQRSSSPLKRPASSMEPETDSTNLKEDVVMGTENESAAKAKEGKDEVMDGAPSSPKQSTTESNGLPLRNDIPPLDQQIKTIETLVKAFAETPIQEGDEAYLVSRKWLQRAQAFGLDSKHVSKEVPEGSLGPVDNSDIIETKFTDSNGVECVKLKPGLGTESFELFPKDAWDLLLFWYGLAPGQAPIIRLAHNTAPDAVSDPVIQFEFHPPVFTIHRLWSATSPIPIEQEIKLKKPPPPIVVQSTSFSYHKFLRRVKELASVAPDRKVRVWRVLQTIPATETPASEPSKSFGMMKTPPDSPVQEVGVPDGFPAVPGAWPEMLVDVVTFGQLEKGVQRALVEAQDTTVHANYNGKRSLSLVGLNVDQTLVLDEEVERQDWVSTYSGSNGKNLTTRNSSTAVVQARANVSGRSSPALSAPLTRGRAQQKSGRTHGCVGLQNLGNTCYMNSALQCLRAVEELTKYFLTHEAKKEINTDNPLAHGGDVALSYGRLLEEIYKDPTPNSVAPRQFKSVIGRYAPAFSGYGQQDSQEFLGWLLDGLQEDLNRILRKPYIEKPDSTDEMINNPAAIREMALQVWDITKRRDDSVISDLFTGLYKSTLVCPECNKISITFDPFTNLTLPLPMANSWSREIRFYPLNDAPVNIVVDIDKNSSIRGLKQFISQRVGVPVDRLMASEEFSGKFFKHYDDMATVSDDISSNDIVVVHELEAPPSNLALTKDPKKQKIKSLLADNDEEDLEDPMVQSMVVPVLHMCSQGKAKRKKSVLVPPHFIVLNPEEACSEDIIRRKILEKVATFTTHPELAAVEETDAGDNIDPEMANVASDVDSSGDSKIVAKSVEGEEDIVDVTMADANDAPKPAASSGAEQSSQALKAFKSQRPKWIDPEEFLAPQFQNLFDLSFFSEGTITIPTGWQSVTEGNAYPRLSTRQPKPIMSDVEMQSPGAWANSDASGSDEVNEVTRMAEESSDDDSDFPHQVKDLQSRAIEPPSHQVNARGGKKKMKARQQQMYGKKAKKRFEKQQKGRMQKQHASRRDTGPIEGPLVRLGEGIIVDWNEEAWEALFDGQPGESVRGCKTFENVDTLVDPALEAKKKQRALRAKHGITLEDCLNEFEKEEILSEQDTWYCPRCKEHRRASKKFDLWKTPDILVVHLKRFSSVGYRREKLDILVDFPVEGLDLTSRVIDKEDGKQEIYDLIAVDDHWGGLGGGHYTAKAKNFNDGSWYEYNDTGVSKCSDSQKVVSAAAYLLFYRRRSETPLGGPRFQEIFDKYDSQIASADQDMSDSGEGQRLGLSSSLRGSPSASTGAGLTLPRGKRGLVSDDSDRAGQALVPADPELPSYQASVGNGDEDTEMGAALWDQSTLHNSIEGDEDEGIGLPDYDNGGMAGMTSVIGSNWNFQNIKPGSVASDGDIASDIAQNDNSSNDDGFAAGDEMDEVFMSGPSLEFVEHEPTFPEEEIPAPPAEAQNLFDQIAEDKWAQQQIHTVPADIADDHASDKVAEIRVGDGGEDQQAQVQKPSA